One genomic segment of bacterium includes these proteins:
- a CDS encoding sulfite exporter TauE/SafE family protein: MDCCGNPVVETTMALSFATLFGFGLTMSLGHCLGMCGPLVTAVSAAQRGDGASSAVMLGRLSLYNLGRIAGYAVLGAVGGLLGSAVSRAGQGVLSIAIGVLMLLTAVGLVSMRRWEQGGPLQKLIADRLPRLLGARTAPGRLALGLANGFLPCGPVYKAAMTAAASGSVVDGGLAMVWFGLGTVPVLLLFGMGVARLGLGARRLFNRLGAALVFVMAVQLILRGLAARDVIAHARLGEVVFW, encoded by the coding sequence ATGGACTGTTGCGGGAACCCCGTCGTCGAAACCACGATGGCTTTGTCCTTCGCGACGCTGTTCGGATTCGGCCTGACCATGAGCCTCGGGCATTGCCTGGGCATGTGCGGCCCGCTGGTGACCGCGGTCAGCGCGGCGCAGCGCGGCGACGGCGCCTCGAGCGCGGTCATGCTCGGCCGGCTGTCGCTCTACAACCTCGGCCGCATCGCGGGCTACGCCGTGCTCGGCGCGGTCGGCGGCCTGCTCGGCTCTGCCGTCTCGCGCGCGGGGCAGGGCGTGCTCTCGATCGCGATCGGCGTGCTGATGCTGCTGACCGCCGTCGGCCTGGTCTCGATGCGGCGCTGGGAGCAGGGCGGCCCCCTGCAGAAGCTGATCGCCGACCGCCTGCCGCGGCTGCTGGGCGCGCGCACGGCGCCGGGCCGGCTCGCCCTCGGCCTGGCCAACGGGTTCCTGCCCTGCGGTCCGGTCTACAAGGCGGCGATGACGGCCGCGGCCAGCGGCAGCGTGGTCGACGGTGGGCTGGCCATGGTGTGGTTCGGCCTGGGCACGGTGCCGGTGCTGTTGCTGTTCGGGATGGGGGTCGCGCGGCTCGGTCTCGGCGCCAGGCGGCTGTTCAACCGGCTGGGCGCGGCGCTGGTGTTCGTCATGGCCGTCCAACTGATCCTGCGCGGGCTCGCGGCCCGCGACGTCATCGCCCATGCCCGGCTCGGGGAGGTCGTGTTCTGGTGA